Proteins from a genomic interval of Candidatus Effluviviaceae Genus V sp.:
- a CDS encoding methyltransferase domain-containing protein translates to MSYARSAQYYDYFDTKGNLEFYRSLAQETSGDVLELGVGTGRVLFEICKDGRDGIGIDNEPAMLRQAKMKRRAECPNISGRCRLLKADMLSFDLGRTFGFVYAPSGGVQGDSTEDLRGIFRAGADHLDDDGIFAFDVSSPSSLRQVRSFSPLRVELPGGRVVIRFIAQTWNEADDTTSFDILYKEYLPGTTRTDSFVESATIAVVTPEHVAEALDYAGLSRHELYGDFQRGPYTDESKWMVVAARR, encoded by the coding sequence ATGAGCTACGCCCGCAGCGCCCAGTACTACGACTACTTCGACACGAAGGGCAATCTCGAGTTCTACAGGAGCCTCGCGCAGGAGACGAGCGGCGATGTTCTCGAACTCGGCGTCGGGACGGGGCGCGTGCTGTTCGAGATCTGCAAGGACGGCCGGGACGGCATCGGCATCGACAACGAGCCTGCTATGCTGCGTCAGGCGAAGATGAAGCGGCGCGCGGAGTGCCCGAACATCTCCGGGCGCTGCAGGCTCCTCAAGGCCGACATGCTCTCATTCGACCTCGGGAGGACGTTCGGGTTCGTCTACGCTCCGTCGGGGGGCGTGCAGGGGGACAGCACTGAGGATCTGCGAGGCATCTTCCGAGCGGGGGCCGACCACCTGGACGATGACGGCATCTTCGCCTTCGACGTCTCGTCGCCGTCGTCGCTCCGTCAGGTCAGATCGTTCTCTCCGCTGCGCGTCGAGCTGCCCGGCGGCCGCGTCGTCATCCGATTCATCGCCCAGACCTGGAACGAGGCGGACGACACCACCTCGTTCGACATCCTCTACAAGGAATACCTGCCCGGCACGACGAGAACGGACTCGTTCGTTGAGTCCGCGACCATCGCCGTCGTCACCCCTGAACACGTCGCGGAGGCGCTGGACTACGCCGGTCTGTCACGTCACGAGCTCTACGGCGACTTCCAGCGAGGTCCCTACACCGACGAGAGTAAGTGGATGGTCGTCGCGGCGAGACGGTGA